A genomic window from Serratia liquefaciens includes:
- a CDS encoding HutD family protein — protein sequence MSLTRFDFASLPVTPWRNGGGETREIASWPAGTQDFDWRASIATIAQDGPFSAFNGIDRSITLLEGDGVHLFSAGQVDHYLSQAGEPFAFSGDVALSATLLGCSSQDFNIMTRRGRWAADVQRVTETIELPSSHAGVLYVLQGRWLLADGVILTARQGGWWPAVEFSGALTPLTEDSVILWADITPG from the coding sequence ATGAGCCTGACGCGTTTTGATTTTGCTTCCCTGCCGGTCACGCCGTGGCGTAATGGCGGTGGGGAAACCCGAGAGATCGCCAGTTGGCCTGCGGGCACCCAGGATTTCGACTGGCGTGCCAGTATCGCCACCATCGCGCAAGACGGCCCATTTTCGGCCTTCAACGGGATAGATCGTTCGATCACCCTGTTGGAAGGCGATGGCGTGCATCTGTTCAGCGCCGGGCAAGTTGATCATTATTTATCGCAGGCTGGTGAACCGTTCGCCTTCTCCGGCGATGTGGCGTTGAGCGCGACCCTGTTGGGCTGCAGCAGCCAGGATTTCAATATCATGACCCGGCGCGGCCGCTGGGCAGCCGACGTGCAGCGAGTGACTGAGACCATCGAGCTGCCGTCATCGCATGCCGGTGTGCTGTACGTGCTGCAGGGACGCTGGTTGCTGGCGGATGGCGTGATCCTGACCGCACGTCAGGGCGGGTGGTGGCCGGCGGTAGAGTTCAGTGGGGCGCTGACGCCGCTGACCGAGGATAGCGTCATTCTGTGGGCCGACATCACACCCGGCTAA
- a CDS encoding LacI family DNA-binding transcriptional regulator: MASLKDVAKLAGVSLMTVSRAINEPDKLRPDTYQRVKRAIDQLEYVPDLAARRIRGDSNRVQTLGVLALDTATTPFSVEMILSIEKTAREHGWNSFVVNLFADDSAEHTVDLLLAHRPDGVIFTTMGLRQVAIPPKLLDKKLVLANCISQEHSVASYIPDDEQGQYDAMRALIAKGYRAPLCIHLPETTLAAGLRRRGLERAWGEAGGDVDQLRQYHLDLTEGDEHYRDSVALLERHFSPGQRDCDVVVCGNDRVAFLVYQVLLAQGWKIPQQVGVLGYDNMVGIDQLFLPPLTTVQLPHYELGRQAALHLIHQLDHHDRVKVACPLLLRGSL; the protein is encoded by the coding sequence ATGGCCTCGCTGAAAGACGTTGCAAAACTTGCCGGGGTATCCTTGATGACGGTATCCCGCGCCATCAACGAGCCCGATAAGCTGCGGCCGGATACCTACCAACGCGTCAAGCGGGCGATTGACCAACTGGAATACGTGCCCGATCTCGCGGCGCGGCGCATTCGCGGTGACAGTAACCGGGTCCAGACCCTCGGCGTGCTGGCGCTGGATACCGCGACCACCCCGTTCTCGGTGGAAATGATCCTGTCGATCGAAAAAACGGCGCGTGAACACGGCTGGAACAGCTTCGTGGTCAATCTGTTTGCCGACGACAGTGCGGAACATACCGTAGATTTGCTGCTGGCACACCGACCGGACGGGGTGATCTTCACCACCATGGGGTTACGCCAGGTGGCGATACCGCCCAAGTTGCTGGATAAAAAACTGGTGCTGGCCAACTGCATCAGCCAGGAACACTCGGTCGCCAGTTACATTCCCGATGACGAGCAGGGCCAGTATGACGCCATGCGCGCGTTGATTGCCAAAGGCTATCGCGCACCGCTGTGTATTCACTTGCCGGAAACGACCCTAGCGGCCGGGTTGCGCCGTCGCGGGCTGGAACGTGCCTGGGGTGAAGCGGGCGGAGACGTCGATCAACTACGACAATATCATCTCGATCTGACCGAGGGCGATGAACATTACCGTGACAGCGTGGCATTGCTGGAACGTCACTTCTCGCCGGGGCAGCGCGACTGCGATGTGGTGGTGTGTGGTAACGATCGGGTGGCGTTTTTGGTGTATCAGGTGTTGCTGGCGCAGGGCTGGAAAATCCCGCAACAGGTCGGGGTGCTGGGCTACGACAATATGGTCGGTATTGACCAGCTGTTCCTGCCACCGCTGACTACGGTGCAGTTACCGCACTACGAGTTGGGTCGGCAGGCGGCGCTGCATTTGATTCATCAATTGGATCACCATGACAGAGTGAAAGTGGCCTGCCCGTTATTACTGCGAGGATCGCTGTAA
- a CDS encoding glycoside hydrolase family 32 protein, with protein MKNALAQADHAVEALRAQRQDDYYPQFHLASAAGWINDPNGLVYINGVYHAFYQHHPYDQNWGPMHWGHATSKDLAHWQHQPIALAPGDSYDKDGCFSGCAVDDNGVLTLLYTGHVWLGKEGDDDQVREVQCLATSEDGVHFVKHGPVLLPPEGIQHFRDPKVWRAADRWWMVVGAKENGLGQARLYRSNDLRDWQFDRVLAGAQSPHQGYMWECPDFFPLGEKQVLLFSPQGLAAQGYRNRNRFQSGYLLGHWRPDEDFSVTQSFCELDSGHDFYAPQTFTAADGRRMLFAWMDMWESPMPSKPHGWAGALTLPRELTLSCEGNVLMNPARELSALRRQPQSFDAVSVRNQRQTLVDGVQELVLTLNVATSDAERYGIDIGTAARLYVDNQTHRLVLERFSEDPGLCGCRSVPLPEADILSLRVFIDRSSLEVFVNQGEASLTSRIYPTDGQRGVTLFAESGLAQFGAAQAWELESIWE; from the coding sequence ATGAAAAATGCTTTAGCTCAGGCCGATCACGCGGTCGAAGCGCTGCGCGCGCAACGTCAGGACGATTACTACCCGCAATTTCATCTGGCGTCGGCCGCCGGCTGGATCAACGACCCCAACGGTCTGGTGTACATTAACGGCGTCTACCATGCGTTCTACCAGCATCATCCCTATGACCAAAACTGGGGTCCCATGCATTGGGGCCATGCCACCAGCAAGGATCTGGCACATTGGCAGCATCAGCCGATCGCCCTGGCTCCCGGCGACAGCTACGACAAAGACGGCTGTTTTTCCGGCTGCGCGGTGGATGACAACGGCGTATTGACGCTGCTCTACACCGGCCACGTCTGGTTGGGCAAAGAAGGCGACGACGACCAGGTACGCGAAGTGCAGTGTCTGGCGACCAGCGAAGATGGCGTGCATTTCGTCAAGCACGGGCCGGTTTTGCTGCCGCCGGAAGGCATTCAGCACTTTCGTGACCCGAAAGTTTGGCGTGCAGCCGACCGCTGGTGGATGGTGGTAGGCGCCAAAGAAAACGGGCTGGGCCAGGCGCGACTTTACCGTTCGAATGACCTGCGCGACTGGCAGTTCGATCGCGTCCTCGCAGGGGCGCAATCGCCGCACCAGGGTTATATGTGGGAATGCCCGGATTTCTTCCCGCTCGGTGAAAAACAGGTTCTGCTGTTCTCACCGCAGGGGCTGGCGGCCCAGGGCTACCGCAATCGCAACCGCTTCCAGAGCGGGTATCTGCTCGGACACTGGCGGCCTGATGAGGATTTCAGCGTCACCCAGTCCTTCTGCGAGCTGGATAGCGGGCACGATTTCTACGCACCGCAAACCTTCACTGCCGCCGACGGTCGCCGCATGCTGTTCGCCTGGATGGACATGTGGGAATCGCCGATGCCGAGCAAGCCCCACGGTTGGGCCGGAGCGCTCACCCTGCCCCGCGAATTGACCTTGTCGTGCGAAGGCAACGTATTGATGAATCCGGCTCGTGAGCTGAGCGCGTTACGTAGGCAGCCACAGTCGTTTGACGCCGTGTCTGTGCGTAACCAACGCCAGACGCTGGTTGACGGGGTACAGGAACTGGTGCTGACGCTGAACGTGGCCACCAGCGATGCCGAGCGCTACGGCATCGACATCGGAACCGCCGCACGGCTGTACGTCGATAATCAAACGCATCGATTGGTATTGGAACGTTTCAGTGAAGATCCGGGCCTGTGCGGCTGCCGCAGCGTGCCACTGCCGGAGGCTGACATTTTGTCGCTGCGCGTCTTTATCGACCGCTCATCGCTGGAAGTGTTCGTCAATCAGGGCGAGGCCAGCCTGACCAGCCGTATCTACCCGACCGACGGGCAGCGCGGCGTCACCCTGTTCGCCGAAAGCGGATTGGCGCAGTTTGGTGCGGCACAGGCCTGGGAACTGGAAAGCATCTGGGAGTGA
- a CDS encoding MFS transporter yields MNRETKKYYVLLSGLLFFFFFTWSSSFSLISIWLNQKIGLKGTETGLIFSAMSIMALCAQPLYGFIQDKLGLRKHLLLFVGVLLLLTGPFFIYVYAPLLQTNLVAGALVGGVFVSLAFNAGIGALESYTERVSRIVSFEFGRARMWGSLGWASATFFAGFNYNINPNINFWIASASAAVFLLLLWQVRELKPNAMAGLEYGKPENLKLQDALALLRLPGFWALVVFVLGTSIYGVFDQQFPVYFASQFATHEEGNRMYGFLNSLQVFLEAGGMFLAPLLVNRIGIKQSLLLASSVMALRMFGSGFASGALMISAMKLLHAVELPILLVAMFKYITTRFDSRLSSTLYLVGFQFISQIVAGILAPLAGYGYDRIGFADTYLLMGCAVAGTTLISCLLLRGETVACTPQFQSTIKSSEPTQ; encoded by the coding sequence ATGAACCGCGAAACAAAAAAATATTATGTGCTTCTCAGCGGCCTGTTGTTTTTCTTCTTCTTCACCTGGTCATCCAGTTTTTCTCTGATCTCCATCTGGCTGAACCAGAAGATCGGCCTGAAAGGCACGGAAACCGGCCTGATCTTCTCGGCAATGTCCATCATGGCGCTGTGCGCACAGCCCCTGTACGGCTTTATTCAGGACAAGCTCGGGCTGCGTAAACACCTGCTGCTGTTTGTCGGCGTGCTGCTGCTGCTGACCGGCCCGTTCTTTATCTACGTCTACGCCCCGCTGCTGCAAACCAACCTGGTGGCCGGTGCACTGGTGGGCGGCGTATTTGTCAGCCTGGCGTTCAATGCCGGCATTGGCGCGCTGGAGTCCTATACCGAAAGGGTCAGCCGGATCGTCAGCTTTGAGTTTGGCCGGGCTCGCATGTGGGGGTCACTGGGCTGGGCCAGCGCCACCTTCTTCGCCGGTTTCAACTACAACATCAATCCCAATATTAACTTCTGGATCGCTTCGGCCTCAGCGGCGGTGTTTCTGCTGCTGCTGTGGCAGGTGCGCGAACTGAAACCCAACGCCATGGCCGGTCTGGAATACGGCAAACCGGAAAATCTGAAGCTGCAGGACGCGCTGGCCCTGCTGCGCCTGCCGGGTTTCTGGGCACTGGTGGTTTTCGTTCTCGGTACCAGCATCTACGGCGTGTTTGACCAGCAGTTCCCGGTGTATTTTGCCTCGCAGTTCGCCACCCACGAAGAAGGCAACCGCATGTACGGTTTCCTCAACTCCTTGCAGGTATTTCTTGAGGCCGGCGGCATGTTCCTGGCCCCCCTGCTGGTCAATCGCATCGGCATCAAACAGAGTTTGCTGCTGGCCAGCAGCGTGATGGCGCTGCGCATGTTCGGTTCCGGCTTCGCCAGCGGCGCCCTGATGATTTCCGCCATGAAACTGTTGCACGCCGTGGAGCTGCCTATCCTGCTGGTGGCGATGTTCAAATACATCACCACCCGCTTTGACAGCCGCCTGTCCTCGACGCTGTATCTGGTGGGCTTCCAGTTTATCAGCCAAATCGTCGCCGGCATCCTGGCGCCGCTGGCCGGTTACGGCTACGACCGTATCGGCTTTGCCGACACCTATTTGCTGATGGGCTGCGCCGTGGCCGGCACCACGCTGATTTCCTGCCTCCTGCTGCGTGGTGAAACCGTCGCCTGCACGCCCCAATTTCAATCAACGATAAAATCAAGTGAGCCAACCCAATGA
- a CDS encoding MFS transporter has protein sequence MDTQTAVIDARQSRQALLAGSVGNFIEWYEFGVYGFLATVIAANFFTLQGESEITSLILTYAAFALAFFCRPIGAVIFGRIGDRIGRRPTLIAVLLLMTVATALIGVMPTYASIGVAAPLLLTLLRMFQGLFAGGEFGGAVSLMTEFAPKGKRGLFGAWQSLTVAFGLLAGAGLVALLAALLTSEQLHDWGWRIPFLLALPMGAVALWLRLKLQETPTFTQAQQNLGTKVQAPELKLSGVVKTIAIGIGRMMGWSAAGYTFLVVMPSYLQTALHATFQQALVATVLANVGFALTILPAGILSDKLGRKTVMLTAVVAVILFTFPLLHLLQDPQSSLLVKGIAVMIAGAVVGLLAGPGPAMLAEMFPTQVRYTGLGLAYSLSNAVFSGSAGLIITGLIKQTGNLDIPAYYVVATSVVSLFALMTLRRDDHLRSLNER, from the coding sequence ATGGACACACAAACAGCGGTTATCGACGCACGTCAGTCGCGTCAGGCCTTGCTGGCCGGATCGGTCGGCAACTTTATTGAGTGGTATGAATTCGGCGTTTACGGTTTTCTCGCTACCGTGATCGCCGCCAATTTTTTCACCCTGCAGGGTGAAAGTGAAATTACCAGCCTGATCCTCACCTATGCCGCCTTTGCGCTGGCCTTTTTCTGTCGCCCGATAGGCGCCGTGATTTTCGGCCGCATCGGCGATCGCATTGGCCGCCGACCGACGCTGATCGCAGTCTTGTTGCTGATGACGGTGGCCACCGCCCTGATCGGCGTGATGCCGACCTATGCCTCCATCGGCGTCGCCGCCCCGCTGCTGCTGACCCTGTTGCGCATGTTCCAGGGGCTGTTTGCCGGCGGGGAATTCGGCGGTGCGGTCTCGCTGATGACCGAGTTCGCGCCAAAGGGCAAACGTGGCCTGTTCGGGGCCTGGCAATCGCTGACCGTGGCCTTCGGGCTGTTGGCGGGGGCCGGACTGGTGGCGCTGTTGGCTGCGCTTTTAACCTCTGAGCAGTTGCATGACTGGGGCTGGCGTATCCCCTTCCTGCTGGCGTTGCCGATGGGCGCGGTAGCACTGTGGCTACGCTTGAAACTGCAAGAAACACCAACCTTTACCCAGGCGCAGCAAAACCTCGGCACCAAGGTGCAAGCCCCCGAGCTGAAGTTAAGCGGCGTGGTGAAAACCATCGCGATCGGCATTGGACGCATGATGGGCTGGTCCGCTGCCGGCTACACCTTTCTGGTGGTGATGCCGTCCTACCTGCAAACCGCGCTGCACGCCACCTTCCAGCAGGCGCTGGTGGCGACAGTACTGGCTAACGTCGGTTTCGCCCTGACCATTCTGCCCGCCGGCATCCTCAGCGATAAGCTGGGACGCAAAACGGTGATGCTGACGGCGGTAGTGGCGGTGATCCTGTTCACCTTCCCGCTGCTGCACCTGCTGCAGGACCCTCAAAGTTCGCTGTTGGTCAAAGGCATCGCGGTGATGATCGCCGGTGCGGTCGTCGGTTTGCTGGCCGGCCCCGGTCCGGCGATGCTGGCGGAGATGTTCCCGACGCAGGTGCGTTATACCGGCCTGGGGCTGGCCTATTCGCTTTCTAACGCGGTATTTTCCGGCTCTGCCGGGCTAATCATCACCGGTCTGATCAAACAGACCGGCAACCTCGATATCCCAGCCTACTACGTGGTTGCCACCTCGGTAGTCAGCCTGTTCGCGCTGATGACCCTGCGGCGCGACGACCATCTGCGTTCACTCAACGAACGTTAA
- a CDS encoding GFA family protein: MEKRRYSGGCLCGHIRFQAVGRPGNPHSCSCEFCQRHSGAPTLCWVEFPREAVSWIGAGGMPALYRSSDYSSRAFCPRCGSTLGAVDDEPTVALVTGSFDRGDLAALRPTAHSFADGCPDWWKIDDIV, translated from the coding sequence ATGGAAAAACGGCGGTATTCAGGTGGCTGTCTTTGCGGGCATATCCGTTTTCAGGCCGTTGGCCGGCCCGGTAATCCTCACAGTTGCTCATGCGAGTTCTGTCAGCGTCACTCCGGCGCGCCAACGTTGTGCTGGGTTGAGTTTCCGCGTGAGGCCGTCAGTTGGATCGGTGCCGGCGGCATGCCTGCCCTGTACCGTTCTTCCGACTATTCCAGCCGCGCCTTTTGCCCACGTTGCGGCAGTACTCTGGGCGCTGTCGATGACGAACCGACCGTCGCGCTGGTCACCGGCAGTTTTGATCGTGGCGACCTGGCGGCGCTGCGCCCCACCGCGCACTCCTTTGCCGATGGCTGCCCCGACTGGTGGAAAATCGACGACATCGTCTGA
- a CDS encoding DAPG hydrolase family protein, which produces MTHQSLMLPWGVNDINELLKPEPLRLEMGLTRNSDGWLTVAIRTDLHGCKGRMLDWWFTFFETTQHIRWWHPHDHVEHRGWDQHWRKGQSYVGASINAVEWLAELPPVPARLKFHAAEDFFAPQPLQQARDGQALSAAVCARIGFGEQVALDDNGDPLDGEMLHLARDTPYGCVLRSRFLLGKSCANAHEELPDEVGFNLMRHCYNEFSYLAQFLPSLYYAENGHETAPLLW; this is translated from the coding sequence ATGACACATCAATCACTGATGCTGCCCTGGGGCGTAAATGATATCAACGAGTTGCTCAAACCTGAACCGCTGCGGCTGGAGATGGGGCTGACGCGCAACAGCGACGGCTGGTTAACCGTGGCAATCCGTACCGATCTGCATGGCTGCAAGGGCCGCATGCTGGATTGGTGGTTTACCTTTTTCGAGACCACCCAGCATATCCGTTGGTGGCACCCGCACGATCATGTCGAGCACCGCGGCTGGGATCAGCACTGGAGAAAAGGCCAAAGCTACGTGGGTGCCAGCATCAACGCGGTGGAATGGTTAGCCGAATTGCCACCGGTTCCGGCACGCCTCAAATTCCACGCGGCAGAAGACTTTTTTGCCCCACAACCTTTGCAACAGGCGCGGGACGGTCAGGCATTATCCGCCGCCGTATGCGCACGGATCGGCTTTGGCGAGCAGGTGGCGCTGGACGACAATGGCGATCCGCTCGACGGCGAAATGCTGCATCTGGCCCGCGATACCCCCTATGGTTGCGTGCTACGCAGCCGTTTTCTGTTGGGGAAATCCTGCGCCAACGCCCATGAAGAATTGCCGGACGAGGTTGGCTTTAACCTGATGCGCCATTGCTACAATGAATTCAGCTATCTGGCGCAATTCCTGCCTTCGCTGTACTACGCCGAAAACGGCCATGAGACCGCTCCCTTACTCTGGTAA
- a CDS encoding TetR/AcrR family transcriptional regulator, with translation MANKVEAEPRTRGRPSAPEGELRAAAVEATLALLLTQGYAATTVDAVAKRAGMAKKTLYRFAENRDALVTQAIASWTDAFAPVFEQDAQRATELPTLLSQGLQAIARQVLSEQAVGMFRLLQSEFPGREDLLAAYQRNGIERGRAIVAQWLQRQQRRGWLCERDYAQISDLLLAMVMAEPLRQMALGLLPPGSAIDTRIAAALALVLPGLLRAPSSGP, from the coding sequence ATGGCAAATAAAGTGGAAGCCGAACCGCGTACGCGTGGAAGGCCCTCGGCTCCGGAAGGGGAGTTACGCGCGGCGGCAGTGGAGGCCACTCTGGCGCTGTTGCTGACGCAGGGCTATGCCGCCACCACCGTGGACGCGGTGGCGAAGCGGGCGGGCATGGCGAAGAAAACCCTGTATCGCTTTGCCGAAAATCGCGATGCGCTGGTGACGCAGGCGATTGCGAGCTGGACCGACGCTTTTGCGCCGGTGTTTGAACAGGACGCGCAGCGGGCGACAGAGTTACCGACGCTGTTGTCGCAGGGCTTGCAGGCCATTGCGCGACAGGTGCTGAGCGAGCAGGCGGTGGGGATGTTTCGCCTGCTGCAGAGTGAATTTCCGGGGCGTGAAGATTTGCTGGCGGCTTATCAGCGCAACGGCATTGAACGTGGCAGGGCGATTGTGGCGCAGTGGCTGCAGCGTCAGCAACGCCGTGGCTGGCTGTGTGAACGAGATTACGCGCAGATCAGCGATCTGCTGCTGGCGATGGTGATGGCAGAACCCTTACGCCAGATGGCGCTTGGCCTGTTGCCGCCAGGCAGTGCGATCGACACTCGCATAGCGGCGGCGTTGGCACTGGTGTTGCCGGGGTTGCTCAGGGCACCGTCGTCCGGGCCCTGA
- a CDS encoding HAL/PAL/TAL family ammonia-lyase, whose protein sequence is MPGKFALSLLAALTFGYHPLGLATVTLDGHSITPHLIAQVADGEAVSVAPVAMERVTRSHQVLIEAAQSGLKIYGLTVGVGLNKDRPMVDVHGKLTQEVIDASKKFNVGLLHAHSGGIGEAMSVRVARATMVTRLNALLSGGGGVQPAIVDAYVAFLNKGITPVIPADGSVGEGDITVISHIGLAMLGEGDVYYQGNKVAAKAALQGSQTPAIAPYAKDALAILSSNAYSAASAALALDSLAHLMQVNTLTYALSLQALNGNLSPFLANTLALRPYPEVAAMGKNLRELLTGSSLWQHDDSRPLQDPLSFRSGVYLLAELQRSYQQAYDQLLVQLNSSDDNPGVALDVTAPSQRPQEAVGYVSKGSLQGAVLPSANFEPLPWVLAFEQLGLALAHNSLASAQQVVKLNNPAFTGLSRFLGTDHTVHAFGAMEKPVMMLAMRNKELAMPVSLDYFPVAGDIEDIATNAPSVVARVQQQVDNSYQLLGILLVHDAQAVDLRQQRHNGFTLSAPTAALYTAVRKQVPFIEVDRPLAPDFAAAEQVLRRYGK, encoded by the coding sequence ATGCCAGGAAAATTCGCTTTATCGCTGTTGGCCGCGCTGACGTTCGGTTACCACCCATTGGGCTTGGCTACCGTCACGCTCGATGGACACTCTATTACCCCGCACCTGATTGCGCAGGTCGCCGATGGCGAAGCGGTGAGCGTCGCGCCCGTCGCCATGGAGCGCGTGACACGGTCACATCAGGTGCTGATCGAAGCTGCGCAGAGCGGGCTGAAAATCTATGGGCTGACGGTGGGCGTCGGATTAAACAAGGACCGGCCCATGGTCGACGTCCACGGCAAACTGACGCAGGAGGTGATCGACGCCTCGAAAAAATTTAACGTCGGCCTGCTGCATGCCCACTCTGGCGGTATTGGCGAAGCCATGAGCGTCCGCGTCGCGCGCGCCACCATGGTCACCCGGCTCAATGCCCTGTTGAGCGGTGGCGGCGGTGTCCAACCGGCGATTGTCGACGCCTATGTCGCTTTTCTCAACAAAGGCATCACCCCGGTGATCCCGGCAGACGGGTCGGTGGGCGAAGGGGATATCACGGTGATCAGCCACATTGGACTGGCCATGCTCGGCGAAGGTGACGTGTATTACCAGGGCAACAAAGTGGCGGCCAAAGCGGCGCTGCAAGGCAGCCAAACCCCGGCCATTGCCCCTTATGCCAAAGACGCGCTGGCGATCCTCAGTTCCAATGCCTATTCCGCCGCCAGCGCTGCACTGGCACTGGATTCGCTGGCCCACCTGATGCAGGTCAATACCTTGACCTATGCGCTCAGCCTGCAGGCGCTGAACGGCAACCTCTCGCCGTTCCTCGCCAATACCCTGGCGCTACGCCCTTACCCGGAAGTGGCGGCCATGGGGAAAAACCTGCGCGAGTTGCTGACCGGCTCCAGCCTGTGGCAGCACGATGACAGCCGTCCCCTGCAGGATCCGCTGAGTTTTCGCTCCGGGGTTTATCTGCTGGCGGAGCTCCAGCGCAGCTATCAGCAGGCTTATGACCAGTTGCTGGTGCAGTTAAACAGCTCCGACGACAATCCTGGAGTGGCACTCGACGTTACGGCACCGTCGCAGCGGCCGCAGGAGGCGGTAGGTTACGTCAGCAAAGGCAGTCTGCAAGGTGCCGTGCTGCCGAGCGCCAACTTTGAGCCGCTGCCCTGGGTGCTGGCCTTTGAGCAATTGGGATTGGCGCTGGCGCATAATTCGCTGGCCAGCGCTCAACAGGTGGTCAAACTGAATAACCCGGCGTTTACCGGCCTGAGTCGTTTTCTCGGCACCGACCACACCGTGCACGCCTTTGGCGCGATGGAAAAGCCGGTCATGATGCTGGCGATGCGGAACAAAGAGCTCGCCATGCCGGTATCGCTCGATTACTTCCCGGTCGCCGGCGATATTGAAGACATCGCCACCAATGCGCCGTCGGTGGTGGCTCGCGTTCAGCAGCAGGTGGACAACAGCTATCAATTGCTGGGGATCTTGTTGGTGCACGACGCGCAGGCGGTGGATTTGCGCCAGCAGCGGCACAACGGTTTTACGCTATCCGCCCCCACCGCAGCACTCTATACGGCGGTGCGCAAGCAGGTGCCGTTTATCGAAGTTGACCGCCCGCTGGCGCCAGACTTCGCCGCGGCAGAACAGGTGCTGCGCCGGTACGGTAAGTAA
- a CDS encoding MFS transporter — protein sequence MMNKSTVPPISPLLAADAAVTPRKSRGRKAIAAASIGNALEWYDFSVYAFFAVYIAQNFFHPNDAGTQLFEAFLAFGLGFVIRPLGALVIGAYGDRVGRKAALTLTIMTMAVGTAIISFAPPYSAIGIGAPLLILCGRVLQGFSAGGEVGGAAAFLIEHAPEHQKGQYASWLQASMGISNILGALVATAVTLTLSHEQVGDWGWRIPFIIGLSIAPIGLWMRKTLEETPLFAEEQARRQREQCAPEKPLRQLFRTHRQAVLLGTGLSILWAVSVYALIIYMPIYVQRVLHFESHQAFLAALIGNCFMVVCCVAAGAWSDRIGTLKILQAGAALLLVASYPLLLLLDAYHTTAMLILVQTLFCMLVSLFVGVAPAALSDLFPTQVRASGMSVSYNLAVTVFGGFAPAILTWLTQNTGTRFAPAWYVMIASLLALITLYFIARRPAQQP from the coding sequence ATGATGAATAAAAGCACGGTTCCGCCCATCTCCCCCCTGCTGGCTGCCGACGCCGCCGTTACGCCGCGCAAAAGCCGTGGGCGCAAAGCGATTGCCGCCGCTTCTATCGGCAACGCACTGGAATGGTATGACTTCTCGGTGTACGCCTTCTTCGCGGTGTACATCGCGCAGAACTTTTTCCACCCCAACGATGCCGGCACCCAACTCTTTGAAGCCTTTCTGGCCTTCGGTCTCGGTTTCGTCATTCGCCCGCTCGGCGCCCTGGTAATCGGCGCTTATGGCGATCGGGTTGGCCGCAAGGCCGCCCTGACCCTGACCATCATGACCATGGCGGTCGGCACGGCGATCATTTCCTTTGCACCGCCCTACAGCGCTATTGGCATAGGCGCCCCTTTATTGATCCTGTGCGGCCGGGTGCTGCAAGGGTTTTCCGCCGGGGGCGAGGTGGGCGGCGCGGCCGCATTTTTAATCGAACACGCCCCCGAGCACCAGAAAGGCCAATACGCCTCCTGGCTGCAGGCCAGCATGGGGATCTCCAATATCCTGGGCGCTCTGGTCGCCACCGCGGTCACCCTGACGCTCAGTCACGAACAGGTAGGCGACTGGGGCTGGCGTATTCCGTTCATCATCGGCTTGTCGATCGCTCCGATTGGCCTGTGGATGCGTAAAACCCTGGAAGAAACGCCGCTGTTTGCCGAAGAGCAGGCCCGGCGTCAGCGGGAGCAATGCGCTCCGGAAAAGCCGCTGAGACAGCTGTTCCGAACCCATCGTCAGGCCGTGCTGCTGGGCACCGGGCTGTCTATTCTGTGGGCGGTCAGCGTCTACGCGCTGATTATCTATATGCCGATTTACGTTCAGCGCGTGCTGCATTTCGAGAGCCATCAGGCGTTTTTAGCGGCGCTGATCGGTAACTGCTTTATGGTGGTTTGCTGCGTAGCGGCAGGTGCCTGGTCCGATCGCATCGGTACCCTGAAAATCCTGCAGGCCGGTGCCGCCTTGTTGCTGGTTGCCAGCTACCCCTTGTTATTGCTGCTCGACGCTTACCACACCACCGCGATGCTGATCCTGGTACAGACCCTGTTTTGCATGCTGGTGTCGCTGTTCGTCGGCGTGGCCCCTGCGGCACTGTCCGACCTGTTTCCTACCCAGGTCCGGGCCAGCGGCATGTCGGTGTCCTATAACCTGGCGGTGACGGTATTCGGCGGCTTTGCACCGGCGATCCTTACCTGGTTGACCCAGAATACCGGCACCCGCTTTGCGCCGGCCTGGTACGTGATGATCGCCAGCTTGCTGGCGCTGATCACCCTGTATTTTATCGCCCGCCGTCCGGCGCAGCAGCCCTGA